From the Maioricimonas rarisocia genome, one window contains:
- a CDS encoding Crp/Fnr family transcriptional regulator, translating to MTDHPPPDITDLLRDARFLQDISADDLDKLAAIARIEQVDAATVLFQEGSRCERLYLVASGLIGLDMCMPRRGCVRILTVGEGEFLGWSALLGNAAMTARATVLESGTLVAFSADALRELCDCDHDVGYAIMRQISQALSQRLLATRLQMLDVFGQTSSAPTAHHSQAATTS from the coding sequence ATGACGGATCACCCGCCTCCCGACATCACCGACCTGCTTCGGGACGCCCGCTTCCTGCAGGACATCTCCGCCGACGACCTCGACAAGCTGGCCGCGATCGCCCGTATCGAGCAGGTCGACGCAGCCACGGTCCTGTTTCAGGAGGGAAGCCGCTGCGAGCGACTGTACCTCGTCGCCTCCGGCCTGATCGGTCTCGACATGTGCATGCCCCGACGGGGCTGCGTCCGCATCCTCACGGTTGGTGAAGGGGAGTTTCTCGGCTGGTCGGCTCTGCTGGGGAACGCGGCGATGACGGCCCGAGCCACTGTGCTCGAATCCGGCACGCTCGTTGCATTCTCTGCCGACGCACTGCGGGAGCTTTGTGACTGCGACCATGATGTCGGGTACGCCATCATGCGACAGATTTCACAGGCGCTCTCGCAGCGCCTGCTGGCCACGCGGCTGCAGATGCTCGACGTCTTCGGACAGACTTCGTCCGCCCCGACTGCGCACCATTCCCAGGCCGCCACGACCTCCTGA